The Impatiens glandulifera chromosome 3, dImpGla2.1, whole genome shotgun sequence genome contains a region encoding:
- the LOC124930972 gene encoding uncharacterized protein LOC124930972, which yields MASRIVLLMVFVFDAIAFALAVVAEQRRTKATIQTVDEFASNDYSFSYCKYGSDIATGLGVASFVFLFASQVIVMAASRCLCFGRGLRPGSSRTWAIALFIVCWVTFLVAEICLLAGSIRNAYHTKYRKMIASDLSCETLRQGVFGAGAGFIVMTGIVSEVYYVNYAKSHICSTLPLETGIRMGSF from the exons ATGGCGTCAAGGATCGTTTTACTAATGGTGTTTGTCTTTGATGCAATTGCTTTTGCGCTTGCAGTTGTTGCCGAACAGCGGAGGACTAAA GCGACAATCCAAACCGTCGATGAATTTGCCAGCAATGATTATAGTTTTAGCTATTGTAAGTATGGTTCAGACATTGCAACTGGCTTGGGCGTGGCATCTTTTGTGTTCCTTTTTGCCAGTCAAGTTATTGTAATGGCCGCAAGTCGATGTTTATGCTTTGGGAGAGGTTTGAGGCCAGGAAGTTCGAGAACATGGGCAATCGCGTTATTCATTGTTTGCTG GGTGACATTCTTAGTTGCAGAGATTTGCCTTTTGGCTGGCTCGATAAGGAATGCATATCACACCAAGTATAGGAAGATGATAGCGAGCGATCTTTCGTGCGAGACATTGAGACAGGGAGTGTTTGGAGCCGGGGCTGGTTTCATTGTCATGACCGGAATAGTATCTGAAGTCTATTACGTTAACTATGCCAAGTCGCACATTTGTTCGACGCTGCCTCTGGAAACCGGTATAAGAATGGGGTCATTTTAG